tccctctgaagcatctggcaccagccactgggctagatggacaactGGTCGGACCCAGTGTGGTCACTCTTATGTCCTTATCATAAAGTAACCCCCGAGCCCCTGCAtggttctctgcccctcccccccacataacTGCCCTTAATACTCCCCACCCCTCCGGTCAGAACctcctccaaccccccccttcagcccccaactctcAGGCACCACCCGATCACAACCCCTGACCCTCCAACCTTATACTTCCCTCCTGCAAACCTCCCCTAGTCCATCTCAACCTGCACAgagccacctcctcctccccacagccccccaccttATACCCCCCAGCTTGCTTCCCAGCCGCCCCAGTGCCCCCCATGCCATGTCACCTCCCAACCCTCCTTtcagctcctgctctgcccctagCCCCCTTCAACCTCAAAGCCAACTGGCCTCCCCCACAGTGCCCCAATCCCCAGGCCCTCTGcacacagacccctcccccctcatgtcaccccccagcgcctccctgcttctctgcccacAGAGCCCTCGGGCCCATCCCCCCTCATgtcacccccccgcccctctgCCCACAGAGCCCTCGCCCGCCCCCGCTCACGCTCCGGGTCTCTCAGGCCGCCGCCACCATCTTGTtactcaccctcctccccccagtccccgggcccgggcccggcccggccccgcccctgcctgGTTTAAAGGGGCAGGTGCCATCGCCTGCAGGCTGCCACGGGGGCATTGTCCGCCGACACCCCGCCCTCCCCTTTAACGCGGCCCAGCACTGAGCGTGGAGCCCCGTGACTCCTTTCTCTTAAAGGGGCAGGCCCAGTCGCCACTCTCTGCCGCTGAGCCAACGCCGGCGACAACACAACTTCACCTTTAAATTCCGAGCCTTAGAGGGATCAGCGTTGCGCAGGCGCAGTTCCTTCCCTGGGAAAAGTGGCCTCCGACGGCTCCACCTACTCTTTAACTCCTTCCTCCGTGACAGACAGGGCCGGAAAGGGGCGGAGCCTCCCCGTCTAGTCCCCGCCCAAGTCAGCTGCGCCCCGCCCAGGGACAGgccagcccccccatccctcacAGAGCCACCTGCCCCCCAGGCCTTTTACCCCTTAGCGCCCCCCCCGCTCagtcacagcccctccccccacagagccACCTGCCCCCCAGGCCCTTCCTCCCATGTCCCCTTTCTGCCCCACCAGCACAGTCACAGCCtggacccctccccacacagagccacctgcccctcctcccatgtCCCTTTACCGCCCCCCAGCTCAGTCacagcccagagccagcagctgctgagtaagaaaatgattttatttttcgggttttttttgtttgtttttaaacgtTTCTTTTGTACAAAGAGGGAGGGGCAGCCCAAGAGATGGGGGggctctgctccacccccttaAACCCACCCCAGAACCAGCCacaaacaaaccctgttgccctccctgctccccagagtCTCCAGCCCCCCTGGGCAGACAGGGGGTCTAATCCGAGTCTGACAGAATGATGATCTCCTCCGGGTCACACTGAGTCGCCACGCTGGTCTGGGGAGAGAGCAGGACAGGGACACATGGTCAGGCCACCTCTCACCCAAACTGgcatccccactcaccccccaccTCGGCCAGCCCCTCACCTTGCAGGTcttgggcaggaggcgctggcaCAACTGCGGGCTGCCCTGGGAGCTGCTGACCAAGCTCTGGAAGGGCGAGTCTGCACGGGTGGAGtcaggcagggggctgcggggcagcAGGCTGTCTAGCGGCAGCTCCAAGTCCTCATCCTCTGAGCCGATGCTGTGAACCTCGAGGCAGCTGCTGGCAAGGGCAGGAGAGATGGGGTCATGGGGGAAGGGATGGCATGGGGTGGCACCTGGAGTCAGCCCATCACACCAGGGGCAGGGTTCCCCTTCTCCCGCAATGCACCCCCACACCAGGGCCCACCCTCCCCATGGCAGGCCAAGAGGGAAGATGGTTCCTGAACCCATGGGCCCCTAGGAacaggctctgctcccagcccccttcagCCACTGGGGATGGCTGGACACGGATGGGCTGGAGTGGCCACCACACCCTGACAGTGACTGTCCCACCAAGGCCCTGCATTCAAAGACCCTCACCCATTGCTGTGGTTCGCAGTCAGGAGCAGGACAAGAGAGGGAACCACAATGTCAGCTACAGCCCAGCATCCCCTCCTTGATGCGCAGGGCCCACTTCCTTCTCCCCTGTTGTCTCCTCACCTGACACACAGagctccccccacctcacacactgCCTGGCCTGGCGTGTCTCCCCTTACCCCCACCTGTTGCCACAGGGCAGCTCCTGGCGTCCCCTCTTGCAGGCTGGGGGCCCAGCACTGCCGTTGAAGCTGGTGGAGCTGATGATGCTGCCCCCGTTCTCCAAGGGCCGGGCAAGGGGGCTCCTGGGGGCAGACAGCTGCCTTTTCTTGGCAGGAGGCTGAGTCCGAAGCCCGGAGTCCCCCATGCCGCCTCCCTCCTGCTTCACCGCAAAACTAGCAGGCTCCTTCGGGGAGACCTCCTGCTCAGTCTGGGAAGAAACCGTCTCGGGGGAGGCGGAGCCCAGTGGGGTGGCCTCAGAGGGCTCTGGGGACGAGGGGGTGGCCTTGGGGGTGGCCTCAGAGCCCCCtgggatttggggggaggggggtggtgtCTCGCTGAGTTCCAGGGGCAGCGCCTCAATCTCCAGCACAAACAGCTCCTGCACCGGGCTGAATGGTGGCCCCTCCTTGGGGGACGGAAGTCCCTCGCCCTCTGCAAGGGGCAGGggctcctcctcttcatcctcctcttcgtcctcctcatcctcctcgtCCTCCAGATCCTCCCCGCCTGATGAGCATGGCAGTGGCTCCAGACCCAACTCCATGCACTGGTCCTCCTGGTCCCCGGCCGTGTCCTCACCTGCTGCTTCCGCATCTGGGAGAGTCACCATAgagtagaacccaagagtcctggctcctagtctCTCTGCTCCAACCATTACatcccactagaccccactccaatcacagagcaggggacagaacctaggagttctggctcccagcccccatgctctacccactggaccccactcccctcccagagctgggatagaacccatgagtcctggcttccagccccccctACTCTACCCAAtggaccccactcccctaccagagctgggatagaaccctggagtcctggctctgtGAGGTATGTACCTTGCATGACTgcatcctcttcttcctcctcccccccttcttggctctgctgcagctcctcctcaATGTCTGTGTCTGATGAGGGCTCTTCCGCCTCCGAGTCGtcgtcatcctcctcctcctcactgacCACAGGTGCCCCTTGGCTTGCGGTGCTTGCGCTGGGGCTGCCCTGGGGAGGGTGGAGAATAGGGCGTTATGCCAGCCGTGTCCCCACAGGGCTGTCTACAAACTCGCTTCGTCGTCATCCCCGTTCCCCTCCACCTCACCCCCACACAGAGGAGCCGAAGTACTCCCTTCCCCATGCAGGGGGCTGGGCAAAGTGCTTGGCACAGCTTGGGAGCTCTATCCCCCCACAGGGTGCACACTGCCGTATGCACCCCACCTCACCTGTGTGTggggctgccctgcccctgggTCTGGCGCCATGGGACAGGGTAGAGGCAGCAGCCCCTCCTGCCGGGGGGCAGCGTTGCCACGGGCTTGGGCAGCTCTCTTGCGGACACGCTCCTCCTCCTCGCTCTCGTCCTGCAGCTGGGCATAGCGCGAGACAACGCTGTCCAGCCGTGTCAGCGCCACCTCTCGGTTCTCCCGCAGCCGCCGGGCCAGTGCAGAGTCCCTCCGGGCGGGATCAGTGTctgcacatgggggggggggggtcagaggggcCCCAAGTGGAAACagtcccccttctgcccccaaccCGGAATAACCCCACCTGCCCTTCTCTCTACGATGATTGGGCAGGGCCTCATCTGGCCTTCCCCAACCAATGAAGCCCCCGCACCACCCTGAATGCTCTCACCAGGCTGGCAACAATCGGTATGTCCCGCCTGCACTGGTCAATATGtccccccgttccctccctcacCGGGCCGGTACTGGTTGGTACATCCCCCAACCCTCACCGGACCGGTACTGGTCAGTACacatcccttccccactccccccacgtTCTCACCAGACCAGTACTGGTCattacaccccccaccccacccctaccaGCCCGGTACTGGTCACTatggcccccccatcccccagtgctCTCACCAGGCCGGTACTGGTCGGTGAGGTGGCTACCGAAGTTGTAGACCAGGTCGAGGTGGCGCCGCTCCTGCAGGCGGTTGCCCACCTCGCGAAAGGCATCCAGTGCCATGCTCTGCATCTGGCGCTTGGCCAGGCCCAGGCTGTGGCGGGCGCTGGCCTTCTGGATCACCTTGAGGATGTCCGTGTAGTCGGGGAAGACGTCGGGCCGGTTGATGAAGCGCTCGATGCGCCGGTTGACCTCAGGGTAGCGGGTGCCCCGGTAGGGGATGCGCTGCTCGATCACCCGGCCTGTCAGGCTGCTGCACTGCTTGAGCTGGCACAGGCGCTCAAAGATGTGCATCATCTTGCGCTTGAGCCGGCTCTCCTGCAGGTAGGTGGAGTCCTCGCTGTCCAGCTCAGCCAGGTCCAGCTCCCGCTCCTGCAGACGCCGGATCTCCCCCATGTAGACACGCAGCAGGTTCTCCAGGTAGCGGATTTGCCGCTTGGAGCCAGTGCCACGCTGTCCTGACGTCCCCTCCCCCTCGGGCGCCACTGGCTCCTGctggtagggggtggggggggctggggctgagctgaGCGCCAGCTTGCGGCGCTGTGTGTGGGCCTTGAGCACAGTGCACAGCTCATTGATGTAGACGTAGACTTTGCTGCGCTTACTCTGCACACGTGTCAGGCAGCGCCCCAGCACGTTGCGAAACTCGGCTGAGGCCAGGAACTCGGTGCTAGCCTTCTGGTGCCGGCTGGCCAGGAACGGGATCACCTCGGGGTGCTCCTCCGTCAGCCGGCTACAGCACTCCAGGAACTGAAGAGAGAGATATGGGGGGAAGGGTCAGATGGGTGCCAGCACTCTAGGACTAGGCGGAAGAGAGAATGGGTGTCCAGACCAGGTGGACACAGAGCTAGGGCTGGAGGGTAGAGAGGCACACATGCTCACAGGACACAGAGGTGGTCACATGGCCAGCAGGGTCAGGGGACCGAGGGGCGCAGAGCCCAGAGCAGCAAGGCACTTATGGAGTCACAGGGCGTTTTGGTGAGTGGAccaggctcaggggagagggcTTGGGGGGACAGGACCCCTGTTCACAGAAACGCCTCCCTGAGCACTTTCACTTTCAGTTCCCAGGGTTTGATAAAGAACCAAAACCAGAGTCTCTTCCCCTCAGCTGGGTCAGCCCTGGAGATCTGCacactcccaccccagagcccaaagCCACGCGCTGTTCATGCTTCGGGCCACACAGGCCTCCCTCCCAAGCCCCTTTTACAACAgagggagtgggctgggctcaGACCCACAGGGCAGGATCAGCCCAGCAGATTTAGCCAGGGCAGAGCAAGCTCCAAGCCTCACAGGCCAGCTGGCTGAGGAATGAGACATGGGAGGTAccggctctgatccagccccagagcagggactggctggTTCAGAGATGCAGGGAGCGGCccacagggcctttcccctctagggggcactggctccaATCTGGTCCCAGAGCTGGCTTAGGGAGTGGGGAATGGGAAACCaggcctttcccctccagggggTGCCAGCTCagatccagccccagagcagggacaggctggctcaGGGAACAAGATGCAGGGTGGGGGATATGGGGAAGGGACACAGAAGTCCATGGCTATGGGAGGGGTATATGTGGAGGCGGGAGAGAACAAGGATACATGGCCAGAGAAGGCCATACATGGGCGATGGGGACTCTGCCAGGGGCACTCACCTCTCCAAAGAGCCGTTCGTTCTCAGCCTTGAAGCTGCCAGCATGCTGGGCCAGGGGATCTGGTTTCTTGGTAGGGGTCCCATTAGGCTGTGGGGAGGCAGGGGCGGGCCCTGGGGGCTCCCTGGGAATAGGTGGTGGCAGCCCCTCCTCCTCATCGTCCAAGACAATGATGTTGCTCTCTACTGTGGCGGCCATGGGGGTAGGTCACTGCCTGGGTTGGGgatcagagctgtgggggggcctGAGGGCAGGGTGCatcccggggggcaggggagagtcaCGGGAGTAACCCCCACAGTGCAGGGGGTCCCTCAGTcccagggggcagtgcctgcatgGGGAGATAGAATGGTGAGTGCTGGATCCACCCCCAGTATCCACTCTATAGCCCAATCTCCATGCCAGGCCCAGTACCCACCCCCAATGCCAATCCTACTCTCTATATGCCCCAGCCAGTAAACAGAGCCTGCCCTATATCACCCTACCACATACCTAGTGCTTTTCCTCTATGGCCCCTCACGCATCCTGGGATCCAgcatctgccccatccccataCTGTACTTGCCCCTCACTCTACCCTGGCACACAGGCCCCATCCTGTAGAAATCCCATATCCAAACCTCTCGCAGTCCCTGGGAGCCACCCTAtatccccccccaccctgctacCCATCCCATATCACTCCACCCCAGACCCAGACCTTACCCTATCCTATATCTATACACATCCCTTACCCACCCCATATCCTCAGGCCCTGTCCCCCCTCCGCCCGGAGCCCCACAGATCCTCCAAACCCCCGCACTCCACAGATCCTCCAAACCCCCACATTCCGCCCCGCAGATCCTCCACCCCCAGGCCCTGTTCCCGCCCCACAGATCCTCCCCGACCCCAAGggccccccccgacaccccaggccctgccccgccccccagccctcgCGCGCTCACCCACCTCCTGGTTCCTCCTCCAAAGCCCAGCACCGGAAAAACcgatttccccctcctccccagagtgCGCAGGACCGGAAGTGGCCTTTGTCACCAGCGGGCGCCGCCATGATCGCGTACAGCGATAGGTTCGGGAGCTGCGGCCCAATCAGAGCGAGGGGCTGCCTCTGAGTCCGGGTCCGCGACAAGGGCGTGGCATACGCCGAGCCAATGAGCGAACGAGACAAGACGCGCTCCTGTCACCGTCGCCGTCTTCTTGTACGGCCCCTACATTACAGGTAGGCGCGGCCATTTTCCTGTACGGAAAGTGCATCGTCTTTCTTACGTCACGTAATCCGTCCGCCAATCAGCGGCCTGGAACCCAGACAAGACCGTCCCGTCCCATGTGAGAGGGGTCGAGGCTGCTTTGTTGCCCCTGGAGGGAGAGGGCCGGACTGTTCCATtccatattggggggggggacgcCCTTGGGCGCGCTCTACGCGGCGGGAACTGTTCTGTTCCCTCAGGCGGTCGGGCAGAGACCATTGTTCCATTTAGGGAGAGGGGCTAGACTGGCCCTGAGCAGCTGCCGTACACCATGGAGCGTGACACGGCTCAAACCTTTCCTAGCACCGCCCAAGCCTGCTCAGTGCGCGCGCGCAGCTTGAATAAAGCCGAGTGACAAGATGGCATCTGACAGCTGGGTTCGCCCATGTGCAGCACAGACTCTCCCCGAGAAGATGGCACCCCCGTTCGGCAGCCCGCGGTAGGTACTTATCGCGCCTGCGCGGTTTGTTCCAAGCGCCAAGAGAGCCTATTGCCCCATCCCgtggcagctcctctggctccCCACTGTCGCTGCGAGTCACGTGTCCGCCGTACAAACAAATGGCGGCCGCTGATAGCCGTGTATGGCATCGGCCATAGGCGCATGCGCAGCTGTGCTTCTCGGCGCTGGCCGGAGCTACGGCAGGCAGAGAGCTTGCTTCAGCCTCACTCCGCTGCCGagcagccccgagccccctcccgcccagagaccccgcccccgccccgagacccctcctgcccccaggtttcagagtagcagccgtgttagtctgtattcgcaaaaagagaaggaggacttgtggcaccttagagactaacacatttatttgagcatcagctttcgtgatgcatccgatgaagtgagctgtagctcacgaaagctgatgctctaataaatgtgttagtctctaaggtgccacaagtactccttttctcctgcccccagactccctccccgagaccctgcccccgccctgagccccctcccgccccttccTGTGCCCCCTCCCAGAGACCCCGCCCCCgaccgagccccctcctgcccccagactccctcccagagaccccgccccttcctgtgccccctcccagagaccccgcccccgcctgcaccccgagccccctcctgcccccagactccctcccagagacccCACCTCCGCCTgcgccccgagccccctcctgcccccagactccctcccagagaccccacctcctgcctgagccctgagccccctcctgcccccagactccctcccagagacccCACCTCCGCCTgcgccccgagccccctcctgcccccagactccctcccagagaccccacctcctgcctgagccctgagcccctcccagagACCCCGCCTGTGCCCaagcccccttctgcccccaggctccctcccaAAGACCCATGCCCACCTGCGCCCCGAGCCCCCTATcagagaccccgccccctcctgcccccagactccctcccagagacccCACTCCCCGACTGCGCCCCGAGCCGCCTATCAGAGACCCCTCCCACTCCCGCCCCCccgagaccccgccccctcccttgcccagagccccctcctgcccccagactccctcccagagcccgcacctccttCCATAACCCTTCCCCAGTGCTGaagcccctcccagagcctggaccccacaacccctcctgcacccaaccatctgccccagcccatagcccctccagcacccaaattGCCTCAGAGACTGCACCCACTCCTAcaccccaggcctgagccccctcttgcacccaaattCTCTACCAGAGCACATacccctatcccagccctgaggTCCCtcacagagtctgcaccccacccctctgccccaaccctgggcCACGTCCAACACCCAAATTCCCTTCCAGAACCTGCACCCTGAATTCCTCTtgcacccctgcctcagccctgagctccaTCGCAGAGTctgtgccccagcctggagccacctcccacacccaagctccctcccagagcctgcaccccctcccggaccccgcaccccttcctgcacccagaTGCCCTcacagagcctgcatcccaactccctgccccagccttgagccccctcctgcactcaaattccctcccagagcctgcaccttctcccacatccctgccccaccccaaacctcctcctgcaccccaactctgtgccccagtcctgagtcccttcctgcacccaaactccctcctggagcctgcaccccctcttgcaccccagagCCTTTACCCCAACCCCTAGCCTCCGcctagaccctgcaccccaaactttcctgcaccccaacctgctgccccaaccctgagcctcctcctgcaccctaactccttcccagagcctgcaccccaactcccagccctaaGCCTCCTCttggaacctgcaccccaaactctttcccactgccccaatcctgagccccctcctgcactgaaacTCTCTCTCCCAGAGACCAcactccaccctgccccagccctctgtcaGAGCCTGCTCCCCCTCGTGCACCctaaccacctgccccagcccagtgaaagtgagtgagggtgggagagagcaaggGAGGAGGGATGCAGTAGGTGGGTCGGGGCAGGGGTATGgcctcaggaaaggggtggggcaggggtgtttgggtgTGTGTGATTAGACATTTGGTACCCCTGCTTGGGCCCCTGGAGACAAACAGCAGTGACCTCCCCTCCCAGCAATGCAGGGGCCGTGCCCCTGAGTGGAGTTGGGTGTGGGGTGTGTCTGCCAGGGCAGGAGAAGCTGGCAGTGGAGGGGGAGATTGAGCTGTTGGATGAACAGCAGCAGAGAGGCTCTCACACAGGGAGACCTGGTTCCAGCAGACAACAATACAGCCAAGGCCCAGCTGATAGCCCAGTGCACCCACCTTGCGGCTCAGACAgtgacccccaccaccaccacccaaggCCCCGAGTGCACGCAGGCAACAGCTGTAAAAGACCTTTTATTTCCAGCACTCATGCTGAGTCCATACCAGTATTAAAAACAAGAAGCAAGACAAGCAGCAGGGTTCGCTTGAACAGTCCATAGTCCCCTACTTCCACCCCATCTATCTGGCTGAACATCTCTGTGGCCTTGGGACCCAGTAAAGGGATGAGATGTCAGAGCCTGTTTGCAGGATCAATCTGGTGCACATTGCAGGCCTTCTCAAAGGCAGTAAGGAAGGCGTCTATATCCTCGCTTTCCTTAAACTGGGGCAGCAACTTTATATTGGAATTCCCTGCATGCTTGGCCACCCTGGGACCATCCCCACTCACCATGGTAGGGGTCCCTCTGCCTCTCAGCTCtgccatcgccagttcatgcatCTCTGCTCTTCCCCATGCTTTTGCCGTCTCTCACTATCCTCCCGTTCTTTCAGTTTCAGCTCCACCGATGGGGAACTTGGCCATGAACATCCCCTGCTGGCCTGGGAGGTGGTTCCCAGGATCACCtggctgctctcagccccacccATGGCTTCAGCTGGGTCTGGGCCGGTGCGGCCCCTggggctgcctggctgctcccagcCTCTGTCATGGCCCCAGCTGGCTCAGGAACTAGCTCCTTAGAGCGATCCTCCTCTTTCAACTAAGCAATCAGCTGTGCCTTAGTGAGCTTTCCAATGTGCAgccctctctctgcacagctctacaaTGTCCTCcttaaggagatggtgatagGCCATCTCCACGCTGTTCCCACGTGGGTCACAGACTCACAGGCCCGTACTCTCTCAGTTCCCCACGATCCCTGGGAGGAACCGCTTCAgtgcgacagcccttctcgggggtccactctTGGGGTTAAGCCATAGGCTCCTCTAcctcctggaaccgcacctctctgagccttcagcactcTTGGCTCTCGCTAATCCCCCTTTGTTCTACTGCTCCTCCGTCACTCACTGCAGGATGCTTTGTCCACGGGGTACAGTTTATCCCATTGCTACCACCAGTTGTCAGGGAGCCACAGGTCCGTTGCTCTGGAACTGTTCTGtatgaagccagccaggactctggggtggCGTGACTCCCCTCAGGGCATGctgtccagggcagaaagccaccTTGGCTACGGCCTTCCTGGTCTGACCTTGGAGTATTCAGCATCCCTGTTCACACCGTACACTTCCCCATGGGGCGTATTCCTGGACAGGACCTCTGGGGAGGCCATAGggccctgcatcccaactccgcagtcagccatgactctcagccagtgttgtAAAACAAGGTTTATTAGTCAATAGGAACATGGAGTAGAACAGAtattgttagcacagaaatcagtgactttcagcaaagtccatcttgggggaCCCCGGAGCCAGATGCCCTAggctccccctcttccagtcccaCACAGCAGACTGCCCTGGATCCCGCTGCCTGGCCTCCCTCACATCCCTTGCTCCTCCTCCGGTCTTTGTTTTGCTTCCCAGGCAAAGTGTCACTTGCTCGCATcctcctcctgggtctcaggttatgaagggcaTCAGCCATCACCTATATGCAGGCAGCTGAGGGCCTCGGCAGAAGTCACACACCCAATTCCCACcacctttacccagttcctagggcaAAGGCTTAACACTTGGCGGGTttgcaggaccttttaccagtgaaagagcctccCACTGTAATATCCTTGTCCTCTGTTTATTGACCATTACCAAGCAGAATACACATGCTAAACATACAGTGCTCTGCTCACCAGTCCTGATCAGGCAGGCGGCCTTTCCCAGCCGGCCAGGCCAGGCAAGGTCAGTCCCAGCTGGTTGCTGGAGGTCACAGTCGTGCAGAGGATTCTTAGCAGCTTAGATCTTAGGCTGTGTTGTCAtcttcttttgttctttctttctgctggtctccttcttggaccccagtttatacagTGAAACTTGAATCCTGCTTCGCTAGACTTTAACCAATCATTGTACTGAAATCtatctaaccaatcctaacacattgtaacaaaattctctaaccattcataccccaccaccttaatttacacctagcaaaatcaATTATGTCActgacagaaacaaagaaccaagCAGAGACCGgacaaacaatagagaagtggggaccataaagacaaaacaataaagaaatgagaatttcacaaccacaactattgataagagatttcttgccagacagatgCCATCAaattaagttttctttaaccgTTTTacgatctgtttctttatctgtgaTAGTGGGTGCTAATAGGACAGGATCTCTTTCTTAATAGcccgatattacattgttttgcccatatgCAAAGATGCACACGTGGTACCCATCCAGAGCAGActgcagagagggaggaggagcaggtggCGGAGGAAGGCATGCTCCAACGTGCTTCACACTggattacctgcaccataaagcagtctctgcagggcctggaggtggaagacatggacctagCTATGAAGGCAGACCAGGTCCTGTCCTCCCttctccaggggaagactcaggaCCCCAGCGGacacccagtgcagtcctggccagaaaAACTCCAGAGCTgtcctctggagcctggccaggatccctGCAACTGGGCTCAGGGTGTTGAaccagtgccagagcatggacaggactagctggtgcagcaccagtgccctccaccacagggagagacactggagcagtcctgtccatctccctAGCCACTCACCAACCCTGGCCTCCAAaccctgccagttctctggcggagaaggatgagtggcagaaaggtaaacaccgagaCAGAGCAGTGGACCCGCGCTCCTCCgaatggcttgaagcgcgggtgggatgCATATAGTGAGACCTTATTAGATatcctgggaggtgggtgggtgcaagCCCGCCCACTTCTAaaggtccctcccccagcctagcaggAGGGACCTCTGGACCCGGATTCCAACTGATTGCGTGGGACAACTAATGAGAAAACAGGGTCGGGAGTGATGGTCACAGGTTAAAAACAAGGGTACCGGATGGAGAcatcgagcag
This portion of the Dermochelys coriacea isolate rDerCor1 chromosome 14, rDerCor1.pri.v4, whole genome shotgun sequence genome encodes:
- the DAXX gene encoding death domain-associated protein 6 isoform X1, whose protein sequence is MAATVESNIIVLDDEEEGLPPPIPREPPGPAPASPQPNGTPTKKPDPLAQHAGSFKAENERLFGEFLECCSRLTEEHPEVIPFLASRHQKASTEFLASAEFRNVLGRCLTRVQSKRSKVYVYINELCTVLKAHTQRRKLALSSAPAPPTPYQQEPVAPEGEGTSGQRGTGSKRQIRYLENLLRVYMGEIRRLQERELDLAELDSEDSTYLQESRLKRKMMHIFERLCQLKQCSSLTGRVIEQRIPYRGTRYPEVNRRIERFINRPDVFPDYTDILKVIQKASARHSLGLAKRQMQSMALDAFREVGNRLQERRHLDLVYNFGSHLTDQYRPDTDPARRDSALARRLRENREVALTRLDSVVSRYAQLQDESEEEERVRKRAAQARGNAAPRQEGLLPLPCPMAPDPGAGQPHTQGSPSASTASQGAPVVSEEEEDDDDSEAEEPSSDTDIEEELQQSQEGGEEEEEDAVMQDAEAAGEDTAGDQEDQCMELGLEPLPCSSGGEDLEDEEDEEDEEEDEEEEPLPLAEGEGLPSPKEGPPFSPVQELFVLEIEALPLELSETPPPSPQIPGGSEATPKATPSSPEPSEATPLGSASPETVSSQTEQEVSPKEPASFAVKQEGGGMGDSGLRTQPPAKKRQLSAPRSPLARPLENGGSIISSTSFNGSAGPPACKRGRQELPCGNSSCLEVHSIGSEDEDLELPLDSLLPRSPLPDSTRADSPFQSLVSSSQGSPQLCQRLLPKTCKTSVATQCDPEEIIILSDSD
- the DAXX gene encoding death domain-associated protein 6 isoform X2, with translation MAATVESNIIVLDDEEEGLPPPIPREPPGPAPASPQPNGTPTKKPDPLAQHAGSFKAENERLFGEFLECCSRLTEEHPEVIPFLASRHQKASTEFLASAEFRNVLGRCLTRVQSKRSKVYVYINELCTVLKAHTQRRKLALSSAPAPPTPYQQEPVAPEGEGTSGQRGTGSKRQIRYLENLLRVYMGEIRRLQERELDLAELDSEDSTYLQESRLKRKMMHIFERLCQLKQCSSLTGRVIEQRIPYRGTRYPEVNRRIERFINRPDVFPDYTDILKVIQKASARHSLGLAKRQMQSMALDAFREVGNRLQERRHLDLVYNFGSHLTDQYRPDTDPARRDSALARRLRENREVALTRLDSVVSRYAQLQDESEEEERVRKRAAQARGNAAPRQEGLLPLPCPMAPDPGAGQPHTQGSPSASTASQGAPVVSEEEEDDDDSEAEEPSSDTDIEEELQQSQEGGEEEEEDAVMQDAEAAGEDTAGDQEDQCMELGLEPLPCSSGGEDLEDEEDEEDEEEDEEEEPLPLAEGEGLPSPKEGPPFSPVQELFVLEIEALPLELSETPPPSPQIPGGSEATPKATPSSPEPSEATPLGSASPETVSSQTEQEVSPKEPASFAVKQEGGGMGDSGLRTQPPAKKRQLSAPRSPLARPLENGGSIISSTSFNGSAGPPACKRGRQELPCGNSCLEVHSIGSEDEDLELPLDSLLPRSPLPDSTRADSPFQSLVSSSQGSPQLCQRLLPKTCKTSVATQCDPEEIIILSDSD